A window of the Candidatus Nitrosotalea okcheonensis genome harbors these coding sequences:
- a CDS encoding PUA domain-containing protein, giving the protein MNSVLKIKYTLDALFGQGVSKYLPKDVIINYSKKTGRIKHVYQNDILLCTLRTDGGLAITPFFAQILLKSKKFKENCLEVDDESKAFVQEGSSVFCKHVTWCGKNIMIGGDVSVLHDGKVIAVGKAVLSTRMIKSFKKGVAVKIRDSLKSTNSGV; this is encoded by the coding sequence ATGAACTCGGTTCTTAAAATCAAATATACTTTGGATGCACTTTTTGGTCAAGGCGTATCAAAATACCTCCCAAAAGATGTGATAATTAACTACTCAAAGAAAACTGGACGAATAAAACACGTGTATCAAAATGATATCTTACTTTGTACTCTACGGACCGATGGCGGTCTTGCAATCACTCCTTTTTTTGCCCAAATCCTTTTGAAAAGTAAAAAATTCAAGGAAAACTGCCTTGAAGTAGATGATGAATCTAAGGCATTTGTTCAAGAAGGCAGCTCAGTTTTTTGTAAGCATGTAACTTGGTGTGGAAAGAACATAATGATCGGTGGAGATGTGTCGGTATTACATGATGGTAAGGTAATAGCAGTTGGTAAGGCCGTATTATCTACAAGAATGATAAAATCATTTAAAAAAGGAGTGGCTGTAAAGATCAGAGATAGTTTAAAAAGTACAAACAGTGGAGTATGA
- a CDS encoding Lrp/AsnC family transcriptional regulator, with protein sequence MTKVDDLDMIILSELSQDANISVPRISKKINVNSSVVYSRIKRLVKRKLIERFTIVVNDRELGYTVKALTGINMDSKMRDNVIEELMKIPEVREISEVTGRFDIIVTMYAKNLDEMHRLISERLGRIQGVQRSESFIEMKRTTKPMPYKPAK encoded by the coding sequence ATGACAAAAGTTGATGATTTAGATATGATAATTTTATCAGAATTATCACAGGATGCAAACATATCAGTTCCACGGATTTCAAAGAAGATTAATGTAAATTCATCTGTGGTATATAGCAGGATTAAGAGACTAGTCAAGAGAAAACTCATCGAACGTTTTACAATAGTGGTAAATGATAGAGAATTAGGTTACACAGTAAAAGCGCTCACTGGGATAAACATGGACTCTAAAATGAGAGATAATGTGATTGAAGAGTTAATGAAGATTCCAGAGGTAAGAGAAATTTCAGAGGTGACTGGAAGATTTGACATCATTGTAACCATGTATGCCAAAAACCTTGATGAGATGCATCGATTAATATCTGAAAGGCTTGGAAGAATTCAAGGAGTCCAGCGTTCTGAGAGTTTCATCGAAATGAAAAGAACTACAAAGCCTATGCCTTACAAGCCAGCAAAATGA
- a CDS encoding cobyric acid synthase, which produces MTAKTLMIQGTASGAGKTTLVTALCRIFSDEGYKVAPFKSQNMSAYSYVGNGFEISRAQAIQAMAARTEVMPIMNPILLKPLGNYKSEIFVNGISHGKMYARDYYKKFVLSTGLVESKNALDQLIKTNDIVILEGAGSPSEINLQRYDIANMRMAEYCKSPVILVTDIDKGGSFASLIGTLSLLDKQHQKLVKGFVINKFRGDIAILYPSYSILKKKTMKPVIGTIPLIEFDIPEEDSLYANPKQVSWTKRYLKTLDKEINHLALTVKKNLDMKKIRGMLN; this is translated from the coding sequence ATGACCGCAAAAACTTTAATGATACAGGGTACTGCTTCAGGGGCTGGAAAAACAACTCTAGTGACCGCACTTTGTAGAATTTTCTCTGATGAAGGATATAAAGTGGCTCCGTTCAAGTCTCAAAACATGTCTGCCTATTCTTATGTTGGTAATGGATTTGAGATCTCAAGAGCACAAGCCATTCAGGCAATGGCTGCAAGAACAGAAGTAATGCCAATAATGAATCCCATTCTATTAAAACCTCTTGGAAATTATAAAAGTGAAATTTTTGTAAATGGTATATCACATGGTAAAATGTATGCTAGAGATTATTACAAAAAATTTGTACTCTCAACAGGACTTGTCGAATCAAAGAATGCACTTGACCAATTGATAAAAACAAATGATATTGTAATACTGGAAGGAGCAGGATCCCCATCAGAAATAAACTTACAGAGATATGACATTGCTAATATGAGAATGGCAGAGTATTGTAAATCACCAGTAATTTTGGTAACTGACATAGATAAGGGTGGAAGTTTTGCTAGTCTTATAGGAACCTTATCACTTCTTGATAAACAGCATCAAAAACTTGTCAAAGGGTTTGTCATAAACAAGTTTAGAGGAGATATTGCTATACTGTATCCAAGTTATTCTATATTGAAAAAGAAAACCATGAAACCGGTAATTGGTACAATTCCACTAATTGAATTTGATATTCCAGAAGAGGATTCTTTGTACGCAAATCCGAAACAAGTCTCATGGACAAAAAGATATCTAAAAACACTTGACAAAGAAATTAATCATTTGGCTTTAACTGTGAAAAAAAATCTGGATATGAAAAAAATACGAGGCATGTTAAATTGA
- a CDS encoding phosphate uptake regulator PhoU: MGTNEEMRKIQFTGKSSYIVSLPKQWIIDMGLKQGDQVSVVRQGVSNLQIVPLKHHSKSVGTEEATIEIKSEDEDSTIVRKLISLYLLGFTIINVKSKVGRLKPSQRNAIKDAVKSILMGTEITADSVEGITIQVLINLFELSVDGALKRMLIIAKSMQNDALLAQEEANFDLAREVINSDDEVDRFSFYIMRQLKIAIQNEHMLNEMGIESPYHCLGYRLIVKNIERVGDHATDIARDLLEYKKPIKKNVLEPINEMNVFTLSVLDEACLSLFKKDSNQAERTVQKTAEISKYEKKVQDSLKTLKDTEEIYRVRRMSENIRRISEYASDIAEIVLDVTIEKTLRKQ, from the coding sequence ATGGGAACAAATGAAGAAATGCGAAAAATACAGTTTACAGGCAAGTCTTCATACATCGTTTCGCTGCCAAAACAGTGGATTATAGATATGGGTCTTAAGCAAGGAGATCAAGTATCTGTAGTAAGACAAGGAGTTTCCAATTTACAAATTGTGCCGTTAAAACATCACAGCAAATCTGTTGGTACAGAAGAAGCTACGATTGAGATTAAGTCAGAAGATGAAGATTCTACAATTGTAAGAAAACTGATCTCGCTATATCTTCTTGGATTTACCATCATTAACGTAAAATCAAAAGTTGGAAGGTTAAAGCCATCTCAAAGAAATGCTATCAAAGATGCAGTAAAGAGCATCCTGATGGGAACTGAGATTACAGCAGATTCTGTAGAAGGCATAACTATTCAAGTACTCATCAATCTGTTTGAACTTTCAGTTGATGGGGCGTTAAAGAGAATGTTGATCATAGCAAAATCAATGCAAAATGATGCTTTACTTGCTCAGGAAGAAGCAAATTTTGATCTAGCAAGAGAGGTCATAAATAGCGACGATGAAGTTGACAGGTTTAGTTTTTACATAATGAGGCAACTCAAGATAGCAATACAAAATGAACACATGTTAAATGAAATGGGAATAGAAAGTCCTTACCATTGTTTGGGTTATAGATTAATAGTGAAAAACATTGAACGTGTAGGAGATCATGCAACAGACATTGCAAGAGACCTACTCGAATACAAGAAGCCTATTAAGAAAAATGTACTTGAGCCGATAAATGAAATGAATGTATTTACCTTGTCAGTATTGGATGAGGCTTGTTTGTCTCTATTCAAAAAGGATTCAAATCAGGCTGAACGAACAGTGCAAAAAACAGCGGAAATTTCGAAATACGAAAAGAAGGTTCAAGATAGCCTGAAAACATTGAAAGATACAGAAGAGATCTACAGAGTTAGAAGAATGAGCGAAAACATACGAAGGATATCGGAGTATGCAAGTGACATAGCAGAGATAGTATTAGATGTTACAATAGAAAAAACTCTGCGAAAGCAATAA
- a CDS encoding UbiD family decarboxylase, which produces MRSYLDLINKNGELAVVKKKVSPKFEIAAVTAKMDGSKALLFENVKDSKFRVVSNLVGTRKRFAHAVGTVDTKIHEKVISAIKHASKPKITTKAKFMENQSRDLFTLPIVTHFDKEPGPFITSSIIYTKNQEMGTQNSSFNRLLRIDEKHFSIRMVEGRHLHRTFVYAKEHGEDLKVAISIGVHPAISIAGAYQADWGKDELEIANELLGKKLTLSKSPYSQMLVPSESEIIIEGRILKDRTHKEWMVEMLRTYDFKRAQPVFELDRIYFRNNPIFHDILAGFGEHQLLMGMPIEAKMNKELKQALPQTRNVVLTEGGCKWLHAVVQISKKRDSDPKKAIDAAFSAHRSLKNVVIVDDDIDPSDPVAVEYAMATRFQADKDLVIVPNVRGSSLDPSSDQKNLRTTKMGVDATKPFSKRAEGFEIAKILGEENISLKKYFK; this is translated from the coding sequence ATGAGAAGCTATCTAGATCTTATCAACAAAAATGGTGAATTGGCTGTAGTAAAAAAGAAAGTTTCTCCAAAATTTGAAATTGCGGCAGTAACTGCCAAAATGGACGGCTCAAAAGCACTGTTATTTGAAAATGTTAAAGATAGCAAATTTCGCGTGGTTTCAAATTTGGTTGGAACACGAAAAAGATTTGCTCATGCAGTTGGTACAGTTGATACCAAGATACATGAAAAAGTAATTTCTGCTATAAAACATGCGTCAAAACCAAAAATAACCACGAAAGCAAAATTCATGGAAAATCAATCAAGAGATCTTTTTACTCTACCTATAGTTACTCATTTTGATAAAGAGCCAGGGCCTTTCATTACATCATCAATCATATATACTAAAAATCAGGAAATGGGTACACAAAATTCATCATTTAATAGATTATTGAGAATAGATGAAAAACATTTCTCAATTAGAATGGTGGAGGGAAGACATCTTCATAGAACTTTTGTTTATGCAAAAGAACACGGTGAAGATCTTAAGGTTGCCATCTCTATCGGTGTACATCCGGCCATTTCAATTGCAGGTGCATATCAAGCTGATTGGGGAAAAGATGAACTTGAGATCGCAAATGAACTGCTTGGAAAGAAACTTACTCTTTCCAAGTCGCCTTATTCTCAAATGCTGGTTCCATCTGAATCAGAAATAATCATAGAAGGAAGAATTCTCAAGGACAGGACACATAAAGAATGGATGGTAGAAATGCTTCGAACATATGATTTCAAAAGAGCCCAGCCTGTTTTTGAGCTTGATAGAATATACTTTAGAAATAATCCTATCTTTCATGATATACTAGCTGGCTTTGGAGAACATCAATTATTGATGGGCATGCCTATTGAAGCTAAGATGAACAAGGAACTAAAACAAGCCCTACCACAAACCAGAAATGTAGTACTAACTGAGGGTGGCTGTAAATGGTTGCACGCCGTAGTTCAGATTTCTAAAAAACGAGATTCAGATCCCAAAAAAGCAATTGACGCTGCCTTTTCTGCTCATCGTTCTCTTAAAAACGTAGTAATAGTTGATGATGATATTGATCCATCAGATCCTGTTGCAGTAGAATATGCAATGGCTACCAGATTTCAAGCAGATAAAGATCTAGTGATAGTACCAAATGTACGAGGTTCTAGTCTAGATCCTTCGAGTGATCAAAAGAATCTTCGTACTACCAAGATGGGAGTAGATGCGACCAAGCCATTTTCAAAAAGGGCTGAAGGATTTGAGATTGCTAAAATTCTAGGCGAAGAAAATATATCGCTAAAAAAATACTTTAAATAA
- a CDS encoding heme o synthase: MLTTKASSRIKVYYEVTKPKIWYLLVFTAIGAAFTASNLYHIPISPLTWCLVIGSVIAGSASANTLTNYNDRDIDAIMERTKDRPIPSRRIFPAEKALYFGLILAAISLVSAFAINMWAGIFMAFGLADNILVYSKLLKRRSRTNIVLGGFSGGAPAMIGYVAVTTTGLWDLGLVMAGLVFVWIPMHIWSLTLHVKDDYNKVNVPMLTAVESEKTSVRVIAGTTLMMVLFSVIPFFMTGISGKHLFHEVYLYTAIVSGAIMIALSVWLLVKPSEKASWTLFKFSSPYLAILFIALMIDSTL, translated from the coding sequence GTGCTAACAACAAAAGCCAGTTCAAGAATTAAGGTATACTATGAGGTTACCAAGCCGAAGATATGGTATCTCCTTGTTTTTACTGCGATAGGAGCAGCCTTCACGGCATCGAATTTGTATCATATTCCAATATCTCCGTTAACATGGTGTCTTGTCATAGGAAGTGTAATAGCTGGTTCTGCCTCTGCAAATACACTGACAAACTATAATGACAGAGATATTGATGCAATAATGGAAAGAACAAAAGATAGGCCCATTCCAAGTAGGAGAATTTTTCCTGCCGAAAAGGCATTATATTTCGGATTAATTCTTGCTGCAATATCCCTAGTCAGTGCTTTTGCCATAAATATGTGGGCAGGCATTTTCATGGCATTTGGACTTGCTGACAATATTCTAGTTTATAGTAAATTACTAAAAAGAAGAAGTAGAACAAACATTGTTTTAGGGGGTTTTTCAGGAGGAGCGCCTGCAATGATCGGTTATGTTGCAGTCACAACTACAGGTTTATGGGATCTAGGATTAGTAATGGCTGGACTAGTCTTTGTTTGGATTCCAATGCACATATGGAGTCTTACACTTCATGTCAAGGACGATTATAACAAAGTTAATGTCCCAATGCTGACTGCCGTAGAGTCTGAAAAGACATCAGTCCGAGTAATTGCTGGGACTACTCTCATGATGGTTCTTTTTAGTGTCATTCCATTTTTCATGACAGGTATATCTGGAAAACACCTATTTCATGAAGTGTATCTATATACAGCGATTGTTTCAGGTGCAATAATGATTGCATTAAGCGTGTGGCTACTTGTAAAACCATCCGAGAAGGCATCATGGACACTATTCAAGTTTTCAAGTCCATACCTTGCAATATTATTTATTGCACTAATGATCGATTCTACACTTTAA
- the hisC gene encoding histidinol-phosphate transaminase, with the protein MRIRVEKAIANHKVAAHGGMFSNGLKHSLRLLDFSSNVNPLGFPPKVKNVFKNTSHVSIYPDPNSNNLRIHLQKYTGVPTNQIIVGNGATEIIYNFCATFLRNQKVLIPIPTFSEYESAAKLNGAILYFFKTMNLNKNLSKFQDAISKKNCVFICNPNNPTGVLMKKKNMLKIVESAYDKSAMVFLDECFIELVPDGNESVISHMKEFDNLFILRSLTKSFGLAGLRIGYGLGNKKIIEILQKIKIPWNISGIAQQSSINALSDRSHLPKTLNIIRKESKFLIDSISKIRGFTCYNSDTNFILIKSKTKSKQIQNRLLKKNILIRDCSTFRGLNDDFIRIAVRTHKENLHLIEALRES; encoded by the coding sequence ATGCGGATTAGAGTAGAAAAGGCCATAGCAAATCATAAAGTAGCTGCTCATGGAGGTATGTTTTCAAATGGCCTAAAACATAGCTTGAGACTATTAGATTTTAGTTCAAATGTTAATCCTCTCGGATTTCCACCAAAAGTCAAAAATGTTTTCAAAAATACTTCTCATGTTTCTATCTATCCAGATCCTAATTCTAACAACCTAAGAATTCACCTTCAAAAATATACTGGAGTCCCAACAAATCAGATTATAGTAGGAAATGGGGCTACAGAAATAATCTATAATTTTTGTGCTACATTTTTACGAAATCAAAAAGTGCTGATTCCAATTCCTACATTTAGTGAATATGAATCCGCTGCAAAATTAAATGGAGCTATACTCTATTTTTTTAAAACAATGAATCTAAACAAAAACTTATCAAAATTTCAAGATGCCATTTCAAAGAAAAATTGTGTTTTCATATGCAACCCAAATAATCCTACAGGTGTACTAATGAAGAAAAAAAACATGCTAAAGATTGTAGAATCAGCATATGACAAATCTGCAATGGTTTTTCTTGACGAATGCTTTATTGAATTGGTACCTGATGGTAATGAGAGTGTTATTTCTCATATGAAAGAATTTGATAATCTCTTCATTCTCAGATCTTTGACAAAGTCGTTTGGATTGGCAGGATTAAGAATTGGATATGGACTTGGCAATAAAAAAATAATTGAAATCCTACAAAAAATAAAAATTCCATGGAATATTAGTGGGATTGCACAACAATCATCCATCAACGCATTATCTGACAGGTCACATTTGCCAAAGACTCTGAATATCATTCGAAAAGAATCAAAATTTCTTATAGACTCTATATCGAAGATCCGGGGTTTTACTTGTTACAATTCTGATACAAACTTTATCCTGATAAAATCGAAAACAAAATCAAAACAAATTCAAAATAGATTACTAAAAAAGAATATTCTCATAAGAGATTGTAGTACATTTCGAGGATTGAATGATGACTTCATAAGAATTGCAGTTCGAACTCACAAAGAAAATCTTCACCTAATTGAGGCATTACGAGAATCATGA
- the asd gene encoding aspartate-semialdehyde dehydrogenase, whose amino-acid sequence MFMKRVAIIGVTGAVGQEFVLSLNKHPWFEVKQIAASERSAKKKFVDAIRDPNSGILKWHLREPIPEYVKNMTVDAVDDINPENFDLIFSSVESEAARDIETKFAKYVPVISTSAAYRYEADVPILIPGINDDHIGLLDIQRKNRGWKGFVAPLPNCTTTGLAITMRPLLDQFGAQKIIMTSMQAMSGAGRSPGVSALDITDNIIPFIPKEEDKVRLETGKILGKFIDGKIDPAKMKVSCTCTRVPVLDGHTETVFVETATHVDPETVKKAMQDFSNNVSTMGLPSAPKEYLMVNDDPTRPQPRLDREINEGMTTVVGRLREDTVFDNGIKYVLFSHNEKMGSAKGAVLLAEMLYKKGYI is encoded by the coding sequence TTGTTTATGAAACGTGTAGCCATTATTGGAGTTACTGGTGCAGTAGGACAAGAATTTGTCCTATCTTTGAACAAACATCCATGGTTTGAGGTAAAACAAATAGCTGCATCTGAGCGATCAGCAAAGAAAAAATTTGTAGATGCAATCAGAGATCCAAACAGTGGCATTTTGAAATGGCATTTACGAGAACCCATACCAGAATATGTGAAAAATATGACAGTGGATGCTGTAGATGATATCAACCCAGAAAATTTTGATTTGATTTTTAGTTCAGTAGAAAGTGAAGCAGCAAGAGACATAGAAACAAAATTTGCAAAGTATGTTCCAGTCATAAGCACTTCTGCAGCATACAGATATGAAGCAGATGTTCCCATTTTGATTCCCGGAATAAATGACGATCACATAGGATTATTAGATATCCAAAGGAAAAATCGAGGTTGGAAAGGATTTGTAGCGCCATTACCAAATTGTACAACAACAGGACTAGCAATAACAATGAGACCGCTTTTAGACCAGTTTGGTGCTCAAAAAATAATCATGACATCCATGCAAGCAATGTCAGGTGCAGGTAGATCACCTGGTGTTTCTGCACTGGATATTACAGATAACATAATTCCATTCATACCAAAAGAAGAAGATAAAGTGAGATTAGAGACAGGTAAAATACTTGGAAAATTCATAGATGGAAAAATTGACCCAGCAAAGATGAAAGTTAGTTGTACATGTACAAGAGTTCCAGTATTAGATGGCCATACCGAAACTGTCTTTGTTGAGACTGCTACTCATGTAGATCCAGAAACAGTAAAGAAAGCCATGCAAGACTTCTCAAACAATGTAAGCACTATGGGATTGCCTTCTGCTCCAAAAGAATACTTGATGGTTAATGATGATCCCACAAGACCACAACCAAGACTAGACAGAGAGATTAATGAAGGAATGACTACAGTAGTAGGAAGATTAAGAGAGGACACAGTATTTGATAATGGCATAAAGTATGTGTTGTTCTCACATAATGAAAAAATGGGTTCCGCAAAAGGCGCAGTCTTATTAGCAGAAATGCTATACAAGAAAGGTTACATTTAA
- a CDS encoding nascent polypeptide-associated complex protein — translation MMRGGNREMRRMLDKMGLEMKDVQNVQEVIIKTDTKEIIIAKPSVTEMKAKDNSIFQIIAESYEERELEIPVFSQEDIMLVAQQANVSPEKATQALIEAKGDLARAILLLTTI, via the coding sequence ATGATGCGTGGTGGAAACCGAGAAATGCGAAGAATGTTGGACAAGATGGGTCTTGAGATGAAAGATGTCCAAAATGTCCAAGAAGTAATAATTAAGACTGATACAAAAGAGATCATAATTGCAAAGCCATCTGTTACAGAAATGAAGGCAAAAGATAACTCTATTTTTCAGATAATCGCCGAAAGTTATGAGGAAAGGGAGCTCGAGATACCTGTCTTTAGTCAAGAGGATATAATGCTTGTAGCTCAACAGGCTAACGTATCTCCTGAAAAGGCAACACAGGCATTAATTGAAGCAAAGGGAGATCTTGCAAGGGCAATATTGTTATTGACAACTATATGA